The DNA sequence TAGCTTTAACTATAACCACCGTCTACAGACGTTTTTCTCAAACGAAAGATGACCCAAAATCAATTTATTTGAGTAGGCTTGTTTATGAGGAGCCATTtccctctggtctgtctgttggtTCCATTTGATGAAAATCAAGCGGTGTTGGCcatttaaaacattattttttaaatattttttttagggATGTGTAATGTCATACAAAACCCATGGACGCTGCTTTTACAATGTCACAAATTACGCATCAACTTTTCCATTGTCACTTGTTTCAGGCTTGAATGGATGATGCCACGTTAGACTCTATCCTTCACACACAAGTGGCCAAAGCATTCCCCTCCCATTCTTCATGTCAATTCTCACAATTGTTTGATATAAATAACTCACTTCTCATTcatgcactctctctctgctctctctgttttaTGGGACATAGCTGTGGTGATACCCTATATGTGTCCTAATCTCTGGGGCTATACAGATgccatatcttaatttgatcatcccgTTGCAGTAATGTTCCTCAAcaacaggaaatgcaaacttgtagtgtattcaatgtTTAAAAGGGCTTTTAAAATTTGTAATTTCCACATAATCTCAGACTTGGTTTGccttaatgaaaaatgtatcaaccacaggaggttggtggcaccttaattggggaggatgggcttgtggtaatggcttgTGCGgcattagtggaatggtatcaaacgcaTGGATTCCatttgtttgatgccattccatttgcttcgttccagccattattatgagccgtcctcccctcagcagcctcctgtggtatcaacccctacaaaaaatgtccattgaTTATAACaattaacatttcctgttgctccAGGATTATATTCCTGTTGTgtgaaactggctcaaattaagatacaGCATCTGTATATGTTTTTCCATTTGGACAGTCAGTCCTTGACAATGGATGTACTGGAGTAGACGTTTTactagtgttacagtagtctagtagTGGACCAGAATAGGTCATGCATATGACATGCAGTCAAATACACATGCACGTACACAGTCACATGCACACAGTCACAAGTTCacacacaaattaactttcaggcacacctgtttaattgaaatgcattccagataaCTATCTCAACTGtgaaaagtgtaaaacaaatcaaaatatattttaaatttgagatgatacaaagtagccacctgttgccttgacagctttgcacacttgaggcattctctcaaccagcttcatctggaaggcttttcaaacagtcttgaaggagttcccacatgctgagcactcgttggctgcttttcctccactctgcggtccaactcatcccaaacgatctcaattgggttgagatcgggtgattgtggaggccaggtcatctgatgcagcactccaccactttCCATCTTGGTCATATAGCCCTTAcaccgcctggaggtgtgttgggtaattgtcttgttgaaaaacaaatgatagtcccactaagcacaaaccagatggtgtggcatatcgctgcagaatgccgtggtaaccatgctggttaagtgagccttgcattctaaataaatcgcacagtgtcaacagcaaagcaccatcacaccacctccatgcttcactgtgggaaccacacatgtggagatcatccgttcacctactctgcgtctcacaaagacaccggTTGGAACTAGACATCTAAAATTTGGacgactcagaccaaaggacagatttccactggtcttaatgttcattgcttgtgtttcttggccaaagcaagtctcttcttattattggtgtcctttagtagtggtttctttgcagcaattggaccatgaaggcctgactctcgcagtctcctctgaacagttgatgttgagatgtgtctgttacttgaactatgaagtttttatttgggctgaaatctgaGGTGCATTTAACGCTAACTTATCCcttgcagcagaagtaactcggtcttcctttcctgtgacggccctcatgagagccagttatatcaaagcgcttgatggtttttgcgactgcacttgaagaaactttcagttcttgaaattttctgtattgactgaccttcatgtcttaaagtaatgatggactggtgtttctctttccttatttgagctgttcttgccataatatggacttggccctatttggtaaaataccatcttccttataccatccctaccttgtcacaacacaactgattgtagCAAACCCATtaagaggcggcaggtagcctaatacttagtgttggactagtaaccgaaaggttggaagatcgaatccccgagctgacaaggtaaaaatctgaccTTCTGCCtgactgacttgcccagttaaaaaaataataataataattaacaaggcacacctgttaattgaaatccattccaggtgcctacctcatggagctggttgagagaatgccaagctgtcaaagcaaagggtggatactttgtaAAATctcatatattttgatatgtttaacactttttgggggggCTCCAGAgtgtgcagcggtctaaggcattgcatctcagttcttgaggcgtcactatatacaccctggttcgaatacaagctgtatcacaaccggccgtgatggggagtctcatagggcggctcacaattggcccagcgtttggCCGGTGTcggctgtcattataaataagaattggttctttactgacttgcctggttaaaggtttaaaaaaaatacaaatacattattacatgattccatatgtgttatttcatagttgtgatgtcttcactattattctacaatttggaaaatagtaaaactaaaaaacccttgaatgagtaggtgtgtctaaacttttgacagGTTCTGTATACACGTCACATGTCCTGCCATTGTCTCCCAACAAAGGCATAGACACAAACACCCTGTCATCAGACTCTTCTCTTTTCAaactagcacacagacacactgtcatttcacacatgcatgcatgcacaccacacagacacacacatcctgttTTTTGTACCATATTTTTCCAGTTTGCATCAATGCATATTGTCAGACAAATGCACCGGTGTGAGcgaacacacgcacagacagaaaAATAATTGTGAGCCCATAGCCGCACGAAGGTGTTTGGGGGTGCGTAATTACAGGCAATATCCACACTGAGCTGAAGACCAGGGTTACGGCTTACAAGGAATGGACATGGACGCATACAAGAAAGCCCGATATGACCTCAGACGagacatcaaacatgcaaaagAACAATATAGTAGGAATCCTATTACATGGGCTCCAACTCTCATTTTATGTGGCAGGGCTCGCAGACGATAATCgattacaaagggaaatccagccGTTTAAACGTTTTTCTCACATTGGCcatggagagcgagatcacacaatAATCCTAAAAACAGGGGCTTTCACGAAGGGAGCATAAAAAGattgtgtgatctcgctctccatgGCCAATGTGAGCAAAACGTTTAAACGGGTTAACAATCACAAGGCCGACCTGCCATACAGAATACCAGGGTTCgttctcaaagcatgcgcagaccagctggtgggtgtcttcacagacattttcaatatctccttgtcccagtctgtaatcccaacatgtttcaagctgaccaacattgtctaaatgactatcgccctgtagcactcacatctgtaattatgacgtgctttgaaaggctggtcatgacacacaacaacatcatcccagactccctagacccactccaatttgcatacttccccaatagatccacagatgatgcaatctcaattgcacttcattactgccctctcccacctgggcAAGAGGGGAAATgactgtgagaatgctgttcctagactacagctcagtgttcaacagcaTAGTCCccaccaagctcatcaccaagttatggaccctgggactgaacccatccctctgcaactggaccctggacttcctgacaggtcgAACCCAGGCGGTGAGGGTAGGCAAGAACACCTCCACCACGATGTCCCTCAACACGGGCCCCCCCCCATGGGTTTGTGtttaatcccctcctgtactccctgttcacccacgactgcgtggccacgcacaactcaaacaccatcaagtttgctgacgacacgacggtggtaggcctgatgatAGACGccgatgagtcagcctacagggaggagatcagagacttaccagtgtgatgccaggacatcaacctctccctcaacttcagtaagaccaaggagctgatcatggactataggagaaagaggggagagcacgcccccatccacatcgacagggctgttgtggagcgggtcaagagcttcaagttccttggcggcCACATCATTAatgacttaacatggtccacacctGCACAGTCGTGAAGCAGGCATGgcagcacctcttccccctccggaggctgaaaagatttggcatgggccctcggatcctcaaagttctacagctgcaccatcgagaacatcttgactggctgcatcaccacttggtatggtaAATGAcagcaaagcactacagaggctgatgtgaacagcccagtacatccctggggctgagctccctgccatccaggaccttttaTATCAGGCagcgtcagaggaaggcccgaatTGCCATatactgttcactctgctaccatacagtcgtggccaaaggttttgagaatgacacaaatattaattttcacagtctgctgcctcagtttgtatgatgacaatttgcatgtactccagaatgttacaaagagtgatcagatgaattgcaattaattgcaaagtccctctttgccatgcaaattaactgaatccccaaaaaacatttccactgcatttcagccctgccacaaaaggaccagctgacatcatgtcagtgattcaaTCGTTAACACAGGAGTGTTGACAAGGCTGgggatcactctgtcatgctgattgagttcgaataacagactggaagcttcaaaaggagggtggtgcttggagtcattgttcttcctctgtcaaccatggttacctgcatggaaacacgtgccgtcatcattgctgtgcacaaaagggcttcacaggcaaggatattccTGCCAGTAAGATTGTCCATAAAttaaccatttatcggatcatcaagaacttcaaggaagAGCGGtgcaattgttgtgaagaaggcttcagggcgcccaagaaagtccagcaagtgccaggaccataacctaaagttgattcagctgcgggatcggggcaccaccagtacagagcttgctcaggaatggcagcaggcagctgTGAGTGCATCTGCAGGCACAGTGatgcgaagacttttggaggatggcctggtgtcaagaagggcagcaaagaagccacttctctccagggaaaaacatcagggacagactggtattctgcaaaaggtacagggattggactgcagAGGACTGGGgttaagtcattttctctgatgaatccactttccgattgtttggagcATCCAgataaaagcttgtccggagaagacaaggtgagcgctaccatcagtcatgTTGTCATGACAACAGttaagcatcctgagaccattcatatgTGGGGGTTGCTTCTcaaccaagggagtgggctcactcacaattttgcctaagaacacagccatgaataaagaatggtgccaacacatcctcagagagcaacttctcccaaccatccaggaacagttggGTGACGAACAaagccttttccagcatgatggagcaccttggcataaggcaaaagtgataactaagtggctcggggaacaaaacatcgatattttgggtccatggccagaacttcccagaccttaatcccattgagaacttgtggtcaatcctcaagaggtgggtggacaaacaagaacccacaaattctgatcaactccaagcattgattatgcaagaatgggctgccatcagtcaggatgtggcccagaagttaattgacagcatgccagggcgtattgcagaggtcttggaaaaagaagggtcaacactgcaaatattgactctttttaaatcaacttcatgtaactgtcaataaaagccttagacacttatgaaatgcttgtaattatacttcagtattccatagtaaaatctgacaaaaatatctaaagacactgaggcagcagactttgtgaattaatatttgtcattctcaaaacttttggccacgactgtacattgatctggtactccctatatatagctccattcttgtgtattttcttCCTCTTgttactacactgctcaaaaaaataaagggaacacttacaacacaatgtaactccaagtcaatcacacttctgtgaaatcaaactgtccacttaggaagcaacactgattgacaataaatttcacatgctgttgtgcaaatggaatagacaacaggtggaaattataggcaataagcaagacacccccaataaaggagtggttctgcaggtggtgaccacagaccacttctcagttcctatgcttcctggctgacgttttggtcacttttgaatgctggtggtgctttcactctagtggtagcatgagacggagtctacaacccacacaagtggctcaggtagtgcagctcatccaggatggcacatcaatgcgagctgtggcaagaaggtttgctgtgtctgtcagtgtagtgtccagagcatggaggcgctaccaggagacaggccagtacatcaggagacgtggaggaggccgtaggagggcaacaacccagcagcaggaccgctacctctacctttgtgcaaggaggagcaggaggagcactgccagagccctgcaaaatgacctccagcaggccacaaatgtgcatgtgtctgctcaaacggtcagaaatagactccatgagggtggtatgagggcccgacgtccacaggtgggggttgtgcttacagcccaacaccgtgcaggacgtttggcatttgccagagaacaccaagattggcaaattcgccactggtgccctgtgctcttcacagatgaaagctggttcacactgagcacatgtgacagagtctggagacaccgtggagaacgttctgctgcctgcaacatcctccagcatgaccggtttggtggtgggtcagtcttGGTGtgtggtggcatttctttggggggccgcacagccctccatgtgctcgccagaggtaacctgactgccattaggtaccgagatgagatcctcagaccccttgtgagaccatatgctggtgcggttggccctgggttcctcctgggttcctcctaatgcaagacaatgctagacctcatgtggctggagtgtgtcagcagttcctgcaagaggaaggcattgatgctatggactggcccgcccgttccccagacctgaatccaattgagcacatctgggacatcatgtctttgttccatccaccaacgccacgttgcaccacagactgtccaggagttggcggatgctttagtccaggtctgggaggagatccctcaggagaccatccgccacttcatcaggagcatgcccaggcgttgtagggaggtcatacaggcacatggaggccacacacactactgagcctcatttggacttgttttaaggacattacatcaaagttggatcagcctgtagtgtgattttccactttaattttgagtgtgactccaaatccagacctccatgggttgataaatttgatttccaatgataatttttgtgtgatttttgttgtcagcacattcaactatgtaaagaaaaaagtatttaataagaatatttcattcattcagatctaggatgtgttattttagtgttgcctttatttttttgagcagtgtatttagttATTAATATCTTtaaactctgcatcgttgggaagggctcgtaagtaagcatttcacggtaaggtctacaccagttgtattcagcgcatgtgacaaaatgtTGCTTTGGTATGTAGTGATAGAACTTCCCATGACTGAGTGTGAGGAGTATGTTGACGTATTATCCGACTATTGATTGGAACTCATGCAGTAGAAACTCCCAGGCCCTGTAGACGGGCCACATAGGGGCATATGGACacacctctctgtctttctcttttcacAGAATGATTCTCATCTGTGTTGCGGTTAAGCAGAACACATTGGCCCGTGGTTAGTTAGTGTGTGCGTGCTGACAGCACATTGGGGTGTTCACTGATAAATTAAGGATTTTTCTGGGGATATGTAAATATTTACAGATCCAGAGCATGCCTTTGTGCTCCAGCATCAGCATGGAAGGATGTGTGTTGGTGGTTGTGCGTGAAGAATAATTATTTAGTTTTCGTTGCTAAATCAAAAAGCCATAATGGAACATTTGTTAAGCATTCATTAACGTGACGTAACATCTCTATTACCCATTTAACATTCATAAACAACTTCCATACCTCAGGCAAGGTGAtgtcgagacacacacacacacacacacacacacacacacacacacacacatatgtgtgtatatatatatatatatatatatatatatatatatatatgacacgcAGCAGAAAATGTCTGTTCTATATAAAACATCCGGATAAGGGCGCTGTCAGTGGCTGCCTTTGTTCAAGTTATCAGTGTTAGTCCAGGACTAaccatcaaacacacacatgaaatACAAGGAAGCTgtgtagttaaaaaaaaaacatttttaggcTTTTCCAATCGCTTTGGTGATCTTTTCGTGGTGAATTTTCTAatctcttagtacaaaactccaaactggtaaGACTTGTAAAACAGCAAATCTTATATTCAAaaccttttttattttgtattcattttGTTTGGAGACTTTCACCACACAAGCATTGATCCAAAATATATGTttagggaaagagggataccaGTCAGTATTACAACTGAAGTGTGTCATCCCCactgaatcagaggtgcgggggggtctgccataatcgacatctaTGTCTtcggtgcccggggaacagtgggttaactaccttgctcaggggaacagtgggttaactaccttgctcaggggaacagtgggttaactgccttgctcaggggaacagtgggttaactgccttgctcaggggaactgtgggttaactgccttgctcaggggaacagtgggttaactgccttgctcaggggtagttgtttttaataacctgcccagggactgcggttgaaaattagccggctggctaaaaccggcacttttactgaaacgttgattaatgtgcactgtccctataaaaataaactcaaactcaggggaacagtgggttaactaccttgctcaggggaacagtgggttaactaccttgctcaggggcagaatgacagatttttacctttgtCACTTCGGGGATTCGATCCCGCAAACTTTCAGTTATTGgcccaatgttctaaccactagtttACTGTGAAATACCATGAACATTGATTTCATCACCAAAATGCATCATGATATCTTCTCAATTTAGTTATTTTAACTAACAGTTAATCTAATAGCAGCAAAATTGCCCTTTGAATGTaatatattatacattatacattatatatacagcaATGTATATTACActgttttcacattaggcaataGACTGGCACTACCCATAAAAATAGACTGAAAATGTACTTAATTTCTATCCCATGCGTGATTTAAATTTAAAGGGACTGTTCCCACGTTCagggagactgcattcacagtaaatgctgcatatgtcgCCTCAGTCAGAAATGAccttttaaatttcaatcacgttATAGCTCTGAACTTTCACAATACAAATTGAATTGGGGCCTAGATGCTACAGAGCAGATCTTCAGCATGAAGTATTGCATCGAGTCAATTGGAAATGTGCTTAGAGTTTTGAAACGACtgcctttttgaggatctgtttTGTACTAACCGTTGTGACATTCTTGTGAACATATCACCCAAGCGATTGAAAAAACTGTAATGTTATACAAATCATGGGGTTTGGCTGTTTTCTTGTGTTCGTAGCTACGCGAAGTAGGGatgataaatacatttgaaaaaatccccccccccccaagccaACCTAACACAtctggaaagggaaagggggatagttGGTCAGTTGTTcaaatgaaatgtgtcttccgcatttaacccaactcctctgaCTCTGCCAGCGAACACTGTTGTTTGCCTTTTTTCAATTTATGTCCACGTCTGTTTCCATTAGTTTATAGTTTATCTACTTTGGTCTTGCTGCTATACGCTTGTCATAATTCTATCTACACACAGAGTTCTGTTTATTGTCCCGGCATTCTTCCATGGTTCCTGACGCTGTCTGGTGCCTTTACTTGCTTCTGtctttgaaatacattttagTTTACCTTCCACATCTGTTCTGTCATCCCTCTTTTCTTCCCTCACTTCTACAGAATGCAGTAGCTCTGGGAAACACAGAAAAAGAGTGTagggggggaaagagggaaaaAGAGCAAGACCATGGCTCAGATTAAGCTGCAGAATGTGGAGGACTACTATGAGATTGGAGAGGTTCTTGGCAGGTGAGTGAAGGTTTGGAGTAAAGAATGAAATGGCGCTAGACTTGAATTTACATTCATCTGAATTGATTTGAATTTAACTTTACGTAATTTACTTATAAAGCTAGGGATACACTGCTAAGTAAATGGTACTAGAAAGGTGCAATGcccctcagtttctctctctctctctcatctcaaatTCAAACAAGCTTTTGGCCTATTAGCGTCACAGGAGTAGTTCAGTGTAATATCGAGCACAATGCAAAAGTTCTCTATGATAACatccctctctgcccccctctagTGGTCACTTTGGGCAAGTGCGTGCGGTGCTGGAGCGTGCATCCGGGGTCCGCTGGGCGGGGAAGTTCCTGAAGCTGCGTCGCAGTGCCAGTAGTCGCCTGGGCCtggagaggaagagtgtggagagggaggtggagatacTGCAGAGCTTGCAACACGCCAACGTCATGGCCCTCAGGGACGTGTTTGAGAGTCGCGCTGAGGTGGTGCTCATCGTGGAGCTGTGAGTCAAGtggggacagatggagggagggggagacctctgctggtctctgtctgtctgtcatccccCCTCAGCCCACAGCAGGTGGGATGGAAATAGTTGCGTGGAGCACCTATCTCACTCCCACCCTGTTTAATGGGAACACAATGAGAAGCACTTGGTCCCGTCAGCCCATCTAATCCTCCTATCAATACTAGCACTAATCTAATAGTCCAGGCCAGACAGACCACTCAAAACTATTAATATAACTGAacaacccacagacacacacaactgcaATCAACCTGGTGCTGTACTCCAAGAGGCAAGAGTGTGCATGAATAAAAGATCTTGAAGCAAATTTTTAGGCTGATTCGCTTTTGAGTAAGTTTAATAGGAATGACTGAGATGCCATTTTTATAAGTCGatagatgtaagatcttaatttgagccagtttgataCAGCAGGGaaacaattctgcagcaacaATAAATttttattatgtggattatcaTTAATGGACATTTATGAAGGGGTTGATACATTATTCATaaaggaaaatcaagtctgaaatttcaaagtggaaattaaacttcagaagccttttgaaGTCTCAAATATATtaatggttttaaatgttctccTGTAACAGGATGCtcaaagatcctacatctgtatgtgagAAAGATATTCTACTGACAAACTTACATCTATTTAATTATATTTATGTTTttgctctcctccactccccttccATCTCTGCTCTAGTATCAGTGGTGGGGAGCTGTTTGATTTCATAGCAGAGAAGGAGAGCTTGTCTGAGGAGGAGGCCATAGAGTTCCTGAAGCAGATCCTCAAGGGAGTTGGCTTTATGCACACTAAGAACATTGCCCACTTTGACCTCAAGGTGAGACACACAAGGATAGCAATAGTGCTGATAGAAAGCAGTGTTGCCCCGTTCCGTGAATTAGGTGGGACGGGCCCCTCCTTTCCTGACCCTTGACTAAATCcatttgggctgtttttcattccGTCAGGATTTGGCATTGTTTGTGTAACGCTCTCTGTTTTCCATTTAGCCAGAGAACATCATGCTGGCAGACAAGATGATGCCACACCCCCACATCAAGATCATTGACTTTGGACTGGCCCATCGCCTCAAACAGGGGGAGGAGTACAGGAGCCTCTCTGGGACCCCACAGTACATCGGTAAGTGGAACATTCCACGTGTTTACTGTCTGTGTTTGGTGGTGGAAATTGTGTCAGACAGTATGTGTGAGCATTTTGTTAGTGTGTGATAATGgtgtgtgtcttcctgtctgtTTTAGTTTTTATTTAGCCTGAGCCTCTAGAAAGGTGCTTTAGTTTCCATGGAGACAGTTTCCAAGGGGTAGTAGTGTGGCTGTGGACAGGATGTGACATCAGAGCACGTGGTGGGGCACTGGGGGTAGTGAGAGATGTGTGACTAGGTGAGAAGTTTCAACAGGCCTGAAGTACGTGATGCAACCTGAGTCGCCAACACAAAGAGTGTAACGGAATGATTACTTGCATGGGGATTATTGTAGGGCCATGGATTCTACCATAACCCACTCATTCCCCAACTAGTTGCCCATTTTCATGTGTTTTACTGTAAGAATTTAGAGCATTTAAAGTCAGTTAGAGAATACCATTCTACTGTGCAACAGCAGTCTTAACAtcacccagtgtttccctaacacaATGACACAGTGACTGTTGTGACAAAAGGAAGTGACACGCTCCTCTATTGTATTCTCAGGTCCTTACAAAATATGTCGCTCTATTTTTTTGACTATCTGTTCTTTTCATCTCTTACACATACTCTGTTTTTCTGGATAAGGCTGGATTGTGTTGTGTGTATCTCatgatttctctctttctcgctctccctttctgttCTCCTCCCAGCCCCTGAGGTGATTAACTACGAACCCCTGAGCGAGGCAGCCGACATGTGGTAACTATTACTACAATGTTATTCATTAGAAAAACAAAATGTCCCAGCTGCCATGACTGCTGGGGTAAATAGTTTTGTGTACAAAGTcactcatctctcttctctttcctctccaggAGTATTGGTGTGATAACCTACATATTGTGAGTATACAGAACAAGTGGACAATTTGAACTTGACATATCGTAGCTACCAGTGGaggttggtgggaggagctataggatgaCGGGCTAATTGTAATGTCTGGAATTAAATTTATGGAACAGTATCAAATatgaaaccacgtttgactccctTCCATTTATTACAttgcagccattacaatgagcctgtcctcctatagctccacccaccagcctcctctggtagcTACACATATTCTCTAATACCCCCCTATTCTACAGGTTGAGTGGTTTGTCCCCCTTTCAAGGAGATAATGATGAAGAGACACTAAAGAACATCGTGGGGATGATCTATGAGTTTGAAGAGATCTATTTCAACCAGACCAGCGCCATGGCCAAAGACTTTATTGAGAAACTGCTGGTCAAAGACCCAATGTAAACAAATGGTCACGCATTCATTTATTAGTGTAATTGATATGGTTGTCTATAACGTCTGTATACTATGCAACAG is a window from the Oncorhynchus tshawytscha isolate Ot180627B linkage group LG03, Otsh_v2.0, whole genome shotgun sequence genome containing:
- the LOC112228771 gene encoding death-associated protein kinase 2 isoform X2 is translated as MAQIKLQNVEDYYEIGEVLGSGHFGQVRAVLERASGVRWAGKFLKLRRSASSRLGLERKSVEREVEILQSLQHANVMALRDVFESRAEVVLIVELISGGELFDFIAEKESLSEEEAIEFLKQILKGVGFMHTKNIAHFDLKPENIMLADKMMPHPHIKIIDFGLAHRLKQGEEYRSLSGTPQYIAPEVINYEPLSEAADMWSIGVITYILERMTANECLVHPWIKPLTRKQAANRSRSSINMKSFKKFNAKRKWKMSFNMVWACNRLFRLQLQCKSRPQEDPELRQCESDQEDTETKPASLIRRRLSSNS
- the LOC112228771 gene encoding death-associated protein kinase 2 isoform X1, with amino-acid sequence MAQIKLQNVEDYYEIGEVLGSGHFGQVRAVLERASGVRWAGKFLKLRRSASSRLGLERKSVEREVEILQSLQHANVMALRDVFESRAEVVLIVELISGGELFDFIAEKESLSEEEAIEFLKQILKGVGFMHTKNIAHFDLKPENIMLADKMMPHPHIKIIDFGLAHRLKQGEEYRSLSGTPQYIAPEVINYEPLSEAADMWSIGVITYILLSGLSPFQGDNDEETLKNIVGMIYEFEEIYFNQTSAMAKDFIEKLLVKDPIERMTANECLVHPWIKPLTRKQAANRSRSSINMKSFKKFNAKRKWKMSFNMVWACNRLFRLQLQCKSRPQEDPELRQCESDQEDTETKPASLIRRRLSSNS